Part of the Flavobacterium okayamense genome, ATTTTTTAAATGTCAAATTTGCAATTGTAAAACGTGAAAAAAACAATTTAATATTTATACTATGAAAAAAAAGGGTTTATTAGCTTTATTAGCAGCCGGATTTATTTTAGCATCTTGTGGAGGTAAGTCTTCAGAAAGTACAACAACTGCAGAAGAACAAGAAGTTGCAGAAACTACAGAAAATGTATTTGCAGTAGATACAACTAGTTCAGTAGTTAAATGGAAAGCATTTCACAAAGGTGATTTTGCTCCACGTTGGGGAACTTTAAGAGTACAAACAGGAGAAATTTCTGTTTCTGGTGATGCTGTAAATGCTGGGAATTTTGTAATAGATATGCAATCGTTAAAGGTTGATCCGGCATCTGTTACAGAAGAAGGTAAAAAAGCCACAGATTTAGAAGCTCACTTAAAGAATGCAGATTTCTTTGATGTTGAAAATAATAAAACTGCGGAATTTAAAATTACTAAAATTGAAGATTTAACTGCACCATTAGCTGAAGGAGAAGGTGTAAAAGATGCGAACAAAATGTTAAGCGGAAACTTAACTTTATTAGGGAATACATTAAATGTTTCTTTTCCTGCTAAAATTGATGTAGTTAACAATACGGTTACTATTCTTGCAGATTTTACTGTAAATCGTGCTGAATGGGGAATTAAATTTGGTACTTCAGATGCAGATCCAGCTGAATGGATGATTAGTAAAGATATCGAAATTAGTGTTGATGTAAAAGCAACAAAATAAGTTTTTAAAACAACTTTTTCTTACTTAAAAAGGTGCTATAATGCACCTTTTTTAATTAAAACTCATTGAACCATTGAAAATTTGATTCAATTATTAAAGATTTATTTTGTTTTAAATGTTCTAAAAAAGCTTTTGTTACAGGAGATAGTGATTTATGACTATTCCAAATTAAATTCCAATTTGTAATAAGTGGTAATTGTTTAAGGTTAATTATTTTTAAATCACCATTAAGAATTTCGTT contains:
- a CDS encoding YceI family protein, which produces MKKKGLLALLAAGFILASCGGKSSESTTTAEEQEVAETTENVFAVDTTSSVVKWKAFHKGDFAPRWGTLRVQTGEISVSGDAVNAGNFVIDMQSLKVDPASVTEEGKKATDLEAHLKNADFFDVENNKTAEFKITKIEDLTAPLAEGEGVKDANKMLSGNLTLLGNTLNVSFPAKIDVVNNTVTILADFTVNRAEWGIKFGTSDADPAEWMISKDIEISVDVKATK